The following coding sequences are from one Cicer arietinum cultivar CDC Frontier isolate Library 1 unplaced genomic scaffold, Cicar.CDCFrontier_v2.0 Ca_scaffold_5694_v2.0, whole genome shotgun sequence window:
- the LOC113785156 gene encoding LOW QUALITY PROTEIN: uncharacterized protein (The sequence of the model RefSeq protein was modified relative to this genomic sequence to represent the inferred CDS: substituted 2 bases at 2 genomic stop codons): protein MPATMKNHLSPADLICARRLSATNVADMSPATPATTHLNISSGTIDIHCTKQTXLTRAGIKTNREYPYRQNSXTSPAGTEKYLRITYRQRGTMVT, encoded by the exons ATGCCAGCAACAATGAAGAACCACCTTTCGCCTGCCGACTTGATATGTGCCCGGAGGTTAAGTGCGACAAATGTTGCCGACATGAGCCCTGCCACACCTGCAACCACCCATCTGAATATATCCAGTGGAACAATCGACATACACTGCACCAAACAAACG TGACTTACCAGAGCTGGAATAAAGACAAACAGGGAATATCCATATAGGCAGAATAGTTGAACAAGTCCCGCCGGTACAGAGAAGTATTTAAGGATTACATACAGGCAAAGAGGAACGATGGTAACATAG